The Oncorhynchus gorbuscha isolate QuinsamMale2020 ecotype Even-year linkage group LG08, OgorEven_v1.0, whole genome shotgun sequence DNA window aatttagcgtggtagaaagtggctttagcagcagagacagaggaggaaaatgtagagaggagggagtgaaaggatgccaggtccgcagggaggcgagttttcctccatttccgctcggctgcccggagccctgttctgtgagctcgcaatgagtcatcgagccacggagcgggaggggaggaccgagccggcctggaggataggggacatagagagtcaagggatgcagagagggaggagaggagggttgaggaggcagaatcaggagataggtgggagaaggtttgagcggagggaagagatgataggatggaagaggagagagtagcgggggagagagagcgaaggttgggacggcgcgataccatccgagtaggggcagtgtgggaggtgttggatgagagcgagagggaaaaggatacaaggcagtggtcggagacttggaggggagttgcaatgaggttagtggaagaacagcatctagtaaagatgaggtcgagcgtattgcctgccttgtgagtagggggaaggtgagagggtgaggtcaaaagaggagaggagtggaaagaaggaggcagagaggaaagagtcaaaggtagacgtggggaggttaaagtcgcccagaactgtgagaggtgagccgtcctcaggaaaggagcttatcaaggcatcaagctcattgatgaactctccgagggaacctggagggcgataaatgataaggatgttaagcttgaaagggctagtgactgtgacagcatggaattcaaaggaggcgatagacagatgggtaaggggagaaagagagaatgaccacttgggagagatgaggatcccggtgccaccaccccgctgaccagacgctctcggggtgtgcgagaacacgtgggcggacgaagagagagcagtaggagtagcagtgttgtctgtggtgatccatgtttccgtcagggccaagaagtcgagggactggagggaggcatgggctgagatgaactctgccttgttgaccgcagattggcagttccagaggctaccggagacctggaactccacgtgggtcgtgcgcgctgggaccaccagagtagggtggccgcggccacgcggtgaggagcgtttgtatggtctgtgcagagaggagagaacagggataaaccgacacatagttgacaggctacagaagaggctacgctaatgcaaaggagattggaatgacaagtggactacacgtctcgaatgttcagaaagttaagctacgtagcaagaatcttattgactaaaatgattaaaatgatacagtactgctgaagtaggccagctggcagtgggtgcgttgttgacactacactaatcaagtcgttccgttgagtgtaatagtttctgcagtgttgctattcgggggctagcaggctagctagcagtgttgtttacgttacgttgcgttaaaagaacgacaatagatgcaCCGGTGAAAGAGCTCCTGGAAAGAAGAACATTTAATTATTGGAACATATCCATTAGGCCATCTCTTTGGCCTGTTCGGAAACATCACTAGATGAACGAGGAGAAGAGGTCAAAAGTGAATTGCACTGCTCCTTAAGGCCACTAGAAAGACATTTCAACCAAGTTCCAAAAAATGCAGTAGCACACTTCCTTGAGGTAATGACTAATGTAATGCATTCCTCTATATAGCTTTCACCAAGTTATAGAACAAGCAATTACAGTACATCATTGAGGAAAGGATTTCAGTTGGCCTTTTTAAAACTGACTCCATTGGGGATCTGAAATTCAGAGCTGAAATTTAGTATACTTTAAATGCCGGGATGTCATACTCATTTCTTCTTTTAATCAAGTTGAATTCGCTGCGCACGAGGAAGAGTCGTCGTCTTTTGAGATCCACGTGTCTCACAGAAGCTGATAATCATCTGAGGGGGACGCACTTCACCAAAATGAACGTATGGTGGGAAATAACACAATTGCACATTAGATGGCACATTAGGCGTCACCACAGTAGGATGAGCCTAGTATCCTGACATGTTGCTTACTGCATTTGtttttacaacactgtacattaacgctctaaccacttggctacctgccgccccaatagtGCATAGACGCTAGTGCATAGACGCTGACAAAATCACCCTTCTCTAGCTAGAGCGGTTGTTGAAAGGATAATGTAAGGCAGCAGGGGTCAATTGGGTTCATCAGTCAGAAACAACACACTTCCCTTTTCGTGTGTTGTGTATTTTTCTAACTCAGAACCTTATCCACAAGTCTCTTTATTAAACTGGGAATTTTACAGTCCTGTGTTCTTCATCACTCACCACAGAAGGATTTCAGCATGGCCTGAACATTTGACTTTGTATGTGTGAAGTGTCATTGCCCACAAGTAGACCTATGTGTAAGGATTTCAGCATGGCCAGAACGTTTAACTTTGTAAGTGTGAAGTGTCATGACGTTTGCCCACAGGTAGACAGACCTATGTTTAGCAGAGTCTAAATCACCCCTGCAGCTCCTGCTTGCCCATATTAAGTAAATGGACTGAACTGTGGGTCAGGGTATAGAGTATTTTACCCCAATGTACACCCTTTACAAAGATtagcaaaaatgtattaaatcaattAAAATACTGAGCAATATTTTATGCTACAAAAACAAATGGGAATTTATATTTTATACTAATATAACTGTTTAGAGAAATAAAAATCCCCAAAATGTTTCATGAGTGGGAGAACACGTTCAAAGGGATGATAGACCATTCCTCTATACAGAATCCTTTGTCTGTGTTTATGGACGttcctcttcaattcaaacaaaccacaggttttcaattggATAGAAGTCCTGAGACAGATTGCCATTGCAAATTGTTGATTTTGCCAATTAACAATTTTTGTGAATTTTGATGTGTACTTGggattattgtcttgctgaaagttCATGATACTGttgacctttttatttaactaggcaagtcagttaagaacaaattcgtatttacaacgatggcctaagaacagtgggttgactgcctcgTTCAAGGGAagagcgacagatttttaccttgtcagctcgaggatttgatcttgcaaccttctgaatcaaattttattggtcacatacacatggttagaagatgttaatgcgagtgtagtgaaatgcttccggcttctagtccaatgctctaaccactaggctacctgccacccccacctTAAGGGCCCCAGGACAAGTGGAAGccaaatagccccataacatcaaagatccaccaccatattttacagtaggaaTGGGGTTATTTTCTGTATTCTCATTTCaacgccaaacccaccactggtgtgcatggccaaagacATTTATTTTCACCTCTGAccaaagcagcagctacaatCCAAATGCCAATGTCATTCAGTAAACTCCAAGTGTTTACATTAGTTAATTGACATGAAAATAGGTATTCTTAGCACATTCTTTTCAGCATAcagtatagctcagtatttgatttattttgcttatctttatcaagggtgtcaatcatttcaaaCCCCACTGTAAATAGGAGAAGGAACAGGTTGTAAAACACTAACTGAAGATCAGTTGGGAGAATTACCATCTGGGTAAGCTGTCATAAACAGAAACTTCTCCCGGTCATAAACAGAAACTTCTCCCGGTCATAAACAGAAACTTCTCCCGTCATAAACAGAAACTTCTCCCGGTCATAAACAGAAACTTCTCCCGTCATAAACAGAAACTTCTCCCTGTAGTGTCTAAATGCCAGTGTAGCAAAGAGTGAAGTTCATATATATTTTCGGGACTGCCACTGGCTTTAGACTTAATTTCTTAGGGTCCTCCAGTTTATTGGATTAGTCAAAACAACAGCCACCTCCAAGAAGCTGGGTGACATATCAGCATGATAGCAATGAGATTGAGAATTTAGGTGTGTTGTGAAAATGTAAGTGATATGATAAACTGATACAACAAAACATCTCCAATTTCCACAGCAGCATGTAAACCTCAGCCATACACTTTAAATATTTAAGGGTAAATGTACAAGTGATTGTTCTTTAAATAGTGGTCAGTTACCATGGTAGTCTGTCTCAAAATATCCCTTTAAAGCATCAACCCCCACACCAAATGTTCACTTCAGCCTCTCACCACCCAACTAACAGTCTTACATTGATCTACGGAATGAACCATTGAAAATATATACTATTTAATTCCAGTGTAAGTTCAgtgttctttcctattggtttTCAAGGTTAAAAAGTTCATCAGTGCACACAATCCAGTTTCAGAAGTCTTCTGTACGACACATCTAACGGAGTCTCCTCGgctgacaagttatgtcagcttgTGTTTTGTTTGGGCGGCTTTCCTTCGAGCCGTCTGGCGCGTTTTTGTTTGAAGGAGGAATAGATTTAAGGGATTGGGAAGCCCTACGACGTCACATGACTAAGCTAGAGGGGGTGGAGCAGTAAGGAAGAGGAGGAACCAGTTTTAAAAAAAGCATGATCTTTTACAAGGCAGAGAGAGGACTCCCTATTAACATGTGTAATGTATGTATTCCAGAGGTATACATCTGATAGAGATGatatgagggaggggaggaaagaaaggGCAGGGGAGAGTGCAAGGGTacaagggaagggagagagaggaaagtgagagAGTTCACTCCCTGCTCATCGGTACACCAGGTGTGATATGGTTCCAGACTTAAAGTTGAGCTGATGGTTGGGGACAAAGCTGTGCTGGGGGTTTTTACGTGTGCACAAGTCTTTGCCGTACAGGCTCATGCACGAGTCACACGATACCTTGGAGCAGTTCACACAGGTGTGAGACGCCCCCGGCTTGTTACAGAACCCGCACCGCGACCCCCCCAGACTTGCTCGGTCAGCATTGGCTACCGACTTGCTGGGAAACAGCTTGGTGGCCATAAGGGGTTTCTCTACCatctgggggtgggggtgggtgtgCTGTTGGGTGAGGGTGAGGGGATGAGGGTGCATATGGGGGTGGGGAGAGTGGGTGTTGGAGTATACTGACAGCTTCTCCTTGACGGGGAGGTAGCCATCCATGGGGCGGGGTGATTTGGGGGTTGGGTACTCCTGCAGGCCACAACAGGGGGAGGGGTCGATGTCGCGACAGGCCGGGCACAGGATCATGTCACACCTAGGGCAGGAGGCCAGGCTGGAGCAGCCCAGGCCACAACCCTGACACTTCACCCCCAGAGAAGAGAGTCCGCCATGGGCTTTGAACGCCCAGCCATCCCTGGCATCCCAGGGTTCCCTGGATGAAGGTCTGGAAGGCGTCTGTCGACCTCCAACCCCAGGCCCACCCCTCTCTGTGTACAGATCAATCTCATCCAATGAGGAAAGGTGGTAGGAGGAGTAGGCATCAACAGAGGGCGGTGATTGGATAGGGAAGAAGTCAGCCAAGGGGCTGTAAGAAGGCTGGGCAGCCACAGAAAACATGGATATGGAGGTGCTGGGCCTGATGATCTCATCCTTCATGTCCTCCTCTGCATCCACAAACAGAGGTTCCTTCCTAAGGCTCAGAGAGGCTTTCAGGACAGGCTTACTGGCTGTGTGCCAATGCCCAGCTCCATCCGTCACATCCACTGACTTGGACggccttccccctctcctcagaTGGTGAGGGTGACCTATGTCCACTGGTCGCACAGAGAGCCGGGCCATGTCAGCCCCGAGGCTGTCCCGCCGCCGAAGGACCTCGGCACAGCCGGCTGCGTCGTCCCGACAGCCCCTCCGTTGCTCCAGGGCCTCCAGCTCAGAGGCTGAGCCCCGGGCCAGAGCCACCACCTCCCCAAGGAGACGACACTCTGCCTGGGCCAGGAAGAGCTCGAAGGCTAGCTGCCGGAGGTGGGCCGGGCCACCAGGGTGGTCCCGGACATGGAACTGGAGCTCGTGTTCATGGGAGTAGCCCATGGAACGCAGGAGGGAACGGAGATCGGCGTCACACAAGACAGCCTGAAGGTGGTAGACATACGGGCCTGTGAAAGTCTAGAAGGGGGAGACAAAGGAGGACACAATTATTAAGGACTGTTCCAGCAAATTCATTGAAATGCAATACAATGTTTAACCTCAGGAACCATATTAATATAGGACAACAATCCTGCCATCAGAACAGTCAGATGAGAGAAAACATGTCCATTCAAGAAGCTTTAGATGATGGTACCTTGATGCAGCGGAACTCTTTCTTCCAGGGGAAGAGCAGCAGGTTGGTGCAGACCGTCTCCAGGGTGAGGAAGGCTCTCTCCAGGCCACGCAGACTGCAGCCTCTCAGGCAGCGCATGGCATTCTCCACCACCTCATAGAAGCGCACCATGCGGAACCTCTGGCCCGGGTCTGGCTGGTAGGCCCCCAGCAGGGCTGTGGCCGTGGAGAGTAGGGCCTCGCTGCCCCTCTGTGATGTGCCTTTCCCAGGGCCCGCATTCCCCCCTCGGTCCTCCAGCCGCCTCTCCAGGCATGCCACGTACCTCCGGAACAGGTCCTCTTGCAGTTTAGCATCCATTGGCGGCGCAGCGGTGAACTGCTCAGCCGTGacactcctctctcactccctctctcatgcCAAGGACCGGGACGACACTCAGCAGCCCCTCTCTGCCGCCATCTCAGGACATGCACACAAATAGACTCCGCTGAGGATTTTGAGAAATGCACTAGAAAATGCCTCTGGCCTCAATCAGGAAGCCGTCACCATTCTAAAGACGAAAGGGGATCGGTAGTAGTATTGAACTTAACTGCTTCCTGGTTTAGGGTAATTGGGGTGGTTAGGCTTTTGCCTGTAAGACCACCCTCTGCTTTGGGGCATCTCTGGTAATTTTATTAGCAGTCTATGTGAGCTCTCCAGGGAAAATGTGGGAACTAAAATAAGGTCAGAGGGGGCAGGTGGTTCACAGTTTGGTGGTCCTGAGTTGCATCCCGAGCTCTAGCCTCTGCCCTGTCAAAAGTAGTGAATTCAAGGTCACCAGGCAGAGAAGGTCACGATCATGATGCTGTGCATTTTTTTTAACTCCAAGCTGCAACGACAAAAGAGGGATATGCGGTAGGATATTAAACACACAtgcccacaccacacacacttcaCTGTGCCAATAAAGATGACGTATTGAGCTTGGGACGCTTCCCTTCTTTCTCTGCATTCATGCAATGCTGACATCAGGTGACACAGAAGCAGCCAAATATGTTCCAAACATGCTAAATGGCCCATTGAAACAAAGGGGGTAGAGAACATcgatctcagtgtgtgtgtgcgtgattgaGGGGAAGGGAATATGTATCCTAGTGAGTGACACACCCCCTCTGTTACTGACACTAAATGTGCAGTGTAGCACGGATGGATGTTTTGCCCCACAGTGCACTAAATAGCTAGCTAACCATTTAGCAAAAAACTGCACTCACATCCACTTTGCATGAATGATCAACAGAAAAAGTAACAGCTCAAAATGCAGATGGCTACATGGTATGCTGATTCATGAATATAGCAAGCTCTGAAGTTACCTATATTACCTGCACAATTGTATGGATTTCAAAATAGAGAAATATAATTGACAATGTTTTACCATGCAGTCTGAcctaaaaatgtaatttaatctcAAATCTGCATTTCACAGCAATATCCTTTTGACATTCAAATTAGTGTTTGCGTCAGTGTAAGGTTTAGCTAACTACAGGGCTGCAAATATTCTGGCAAATTCTAGGGCAATGAAGTCCAGAGTTTTCCCCCATCCCCCCAAAAACTCCAGGCCAAAAATGAAAACAaagcagaccaaactctttgTCCTGTAAAAAAGCCCGCTGTATGTAAAATGTTGTgcgctatagcttggaaaataaatacatgtgactctggatgacaacataatgacgttagtttccaacattagggcagTTTTCCTAAAGAAATTAAATATGCCTTGTGTTTCCTTCCCATGATACTAACTACTTTCACAATACTTGTATCATCCCAGCACTTGCTAAATCTGCAATTCCTTTCATCGAGATCGCTGTAAATAAAATGatcaacatgaaacaatttcaaaaTAGAAAGGCATAACTAAGCAATGGCTATATTTGAATTGAAAAGGGAATCAGCAAATCACTGCTACTGCCTTGTTTAGTATTGGCCATCTACCATAAACATTGTCCCACAAGGAGATTAGTTGATAAATGTTCTAATCTATCGACAGGTAGTATACCcaagtgtgttgtgtgtttttttttttttagaagagTGCAAATGGCACATAGCAGCAGCCAATTATCCCAGTTCCATTGATTTCCATACATTCTTGACATGAGTGATTAATATGTGTGTGCAATTGATAGTAGAACAACCTAGTCAATTTCAGTCTGGAGTACCACTTGGTAAATGTTAAACTGCATGAGCAGTTTAAAAGGTACTAATTTGGCAAAATACAAGTCATCTGAACACAAGTGTGACAGGTGTTTATAGGGAGTATCTTTTATACATTAGTCttcaacataacacaacatatttCAGAATAAAGATTGTGAATTGGGACATTTAAAACCGTTGTTTCGACACTCACTACtataaattatatttaaaaaaataaacaacagGAAGCAGAAACAGTATCATTTTCAACTTGTGTTCTAGGAATATAAAAATGGTACTTCATAGATAATTATTTCACATGAAACCACTGAATGAACCCAAAAAACGTGCTATGATTTAATATTAGTGATAATGTGTTTGACCTGGCTAAGCTATTTGGTGACCGAAATTGAAGGCAAAAAGGACCAGCTGCGCAAGGGACGAACTTCTAGTACTCCgcttagcaagctagctaactagttagcATCTGAAAACACACAACCACCTGGGTTAGCTTGCCGACTATGTTAGCCTGCGTTGTTCCCACCAGTTAACCACGACTAAAACGTTATTATACATCGAATTGAACAATAACGCCTTGCAACGTTAACAATGATCAGCTGGGTACGCAGTGGAAGTGTCATGTACAAGCCAGTTGCTGTGGTGCTAATGGGCGTTAGCCACAGGAGCTAACTACCGTTAGCTAGGAACTGTTTGATGGTCCCCAGCCGCACAGAGAACGGACATCTCTGGGCCCTTCATACATGTCCAGACAGACGCGTCAAAGGCGAGCTATGCATGTTTCATGTTCTGCTGTTGTAAAACCTGTTTCATCAGAGTGAGAGACGCCACGGACATTCAGCATCTTACCTTTTCCGCTGTACTGCTGGAAATCCCCGTGGCCTCAGTGCGCAGGCTCCCGGTTGTGACAGTTCATCCGGATCAGCTGGCGCACGGGCACTCTCCGGAGAGGGGCTTGGCCCTGCTCAGGAACGCGCCTGGAGACGACGGTAGAACGGCCACTCGCCCGGGATAAAAGACGGGTTGATTGCTGTGGGTGAGGCTCCACTTTAAAGAGGAGGGAGTACAGGGCTGTCTCTCGAGGAGGCTAAGA harbors:
- the LOC124041685 gene encoding spermatogenesis-associated protein 2-like encodes the protein MDAKLQEDLFRRYVACLERRLEDRGGNAGPGKGTSQRGSEALLSTATALLGAYQPDPGQRFRMVRFYEVVENAMRCLRGCSLRGLERAFLTLETVCTNLLLFPWKKEFRCIKTFTGPYVYHLQAVLCDADLRSLLRSMGYSHEHELQFHVRDHPGGPAHLRQLAFELFLAQAECRLLGEVVALARGSASELEALEQRRGCRDDAAGCAEVLRRRDSLGADMARLSVRPVDIGHPHHLRRGGRPSKSVDVTDGAGHWHTASKPVLKASLSLRKEPLFVDAEEDMKDEIIRPSTSISMFSVAAQPSYSPLADFFPIQSPPSVDAYSSYHLSSLDEIDLYTERGGPGVGGRQTPSRPSSREPWDARDGWAFKAHGGLSSLGVKCQGCGLGCSSLASCPRCDMILCPACRDIDPSPCCGLQEYPTPKSPRPMDGYLPVKEKLSVYSNTHSPHPHMHPHPLTLTQQHTHPHPQMVEKPLMATKLFPSKSVANADRASLGGSRCGFCNKPGASHTCVNCSKVSCDSCMSLYGKDLCTRKNPQHSFVPNHQLNFKSGTISHLVYR